In Nitrosarchaeum sp., the sequence TGTTTCTTCTAACTGCTCACGAATTATATCGATTTTATTTTTAACTACTGTTTTTTGATCATCAGATGTATCTCCCATAGATTTTAAATTCTGGGTTGTTTGTGCCCCGCCATTAACAAGAGGAATAAGTTCACTAGTCATTTTTTCAGCTTTTGCCAAATCAGGTAAAATTGAATTTTCAATAAATTGAACAATTGTGTTTGGATCCTCTTTTTGAATAATCATTTTTCGAAGATTTTCACGCATATCAATTTCCAATGTATTTAATAACGACTCATCCACTTTTTTAATATCAGATTCTAAATATTCAAAATTTTCAAGATACGCCTCAATTGCAAGTTCTTCAGCAGTTGAATAATCATCAGAATTAACTGCAGTAATTAATTTAGAATATAAGTTTCTAATTACACTGTATAGATTTGTTTTATCGATTGTAATCGTTTCAGTTTCTAACAAATCACGTTGTATGGCAGTAATTAAATTGCCAACAGTCACAAAACTACTTTTATTTAAAACAGATTTATCCAAATCAGTAAAAAACGAGTCAATCTCTTGTTTCAACCGATCGTCAGATATTGGATTTTGATTCAAAATAAGCTTTGAATGTTCGATTAATGATAAGGTAAAAAAGTATGATTCATTGTTTTTATGTTGAAAAAATGTTTGATATTGTTCGTCAGCTTCTGATAAAATAAAAGCCACAATCACATTAGAATCATCATTTAATGAATTGGAGGACAAAGTTTCTTGTAGTTTATTTATTTGAACAATCAAATTTTGTGAATTTGATTTTGCTAAAATACTTGAATGAATATCAAGTAATTCTAGGTGAATATTATCTGAAAGATCAGAATCAACTGTTCTTAAAAACTGAATATTTTTCCCATAGAAATTATTAGTTAGAGCAGAATACTTTTCTGCAGCATCATAATTATCCTCCAAAATGGCTTTTTTTGTTAACTCCAAGCCTAATTCAGCAATAGTAAAAATAGAAGCATATTGTTCTTGATTTTGAGCATATACATTAGCAGGTATAAAATACAACCCAAATGCTAAAACAACAATAATCAAATACCAATAAAATTTGTATTGCATGGATTAACGATTAGGTCTAGCTAACTGTATTTAAACAAAAGATTAATTCTACAATCTTAGAATGAACAACTAAGAATGTAAAATTCAATCTTTTTTATTTTTATTATTTTAACTGGTATTTGTTTTAGGATTAGACGTATTTGGATAAAGATGTAATGTGGGTTCTAAATCAGTCAAAGTGATTTCAACTTTACCAATACGACTACGATACTGTTTAATCTTTTTTCCTTCAGGGGAGATTACAAATTTATCTACTTCAGCAAGTGCTAATTCTTCCAAATTCGATAAGGTTTTGTAAACTGTAGATATTGAAATTTTTAATTCATCTGCAATTTGTGTTGCATCTTTTGATTCATTTTTAATTGAAAATAACACAGCTCTAGTGCAAACATTGCTTAAAGATTCAATTATTTTTTGAGTTATGTCAAATTCACTCAGTTGGATTATGTTTGGTTTTGACATTTAGATCATCAGTTAGGTACCAAATTTAGGACAGGATCAGGTTTTTTTATTGAAATATCTGCCTTACTTATTCGACTTTTGTAGATTTTGAACTTTCTACCTTTATCTGAAATCATCCATCGTTCTACTTCAATTAATGTAAGTTCCTCAAGATCACCTAATTTTTTATAAACGGAGCTGAGCGGGATTTTTAGTTTATCTGATAAGTCAGCTGCAGTCATTCCTTTTTTTATTACTGAAAACAGTATTGCCCGAGATTCAGAATCTGCTAATGCTTCAATTACTTTTTGAGTGACATCATATTTTTTTAATTGAGGTAATGTTAAACGTCGTGTCAATTAAATTAAAAATCAATAAAGAGTTATTTAAATTACATCATAACATTCTCATTCTAGAGAGTTAGAACAATTAATTAAAAGTAGACTTTAATTCATTATCAGGCTTGAAATGATTCCAAAGAGAACCTAAAATTATACCCAAAGATAACCAATAAATTGAAACTGCCACTGCAGACATTATTCTAAAATGATCAACTAAATTCATAGGGGCAGTGATTTTGTCAGGGTTTTCTGGCATTGCAAAAAATACCATTCCAACAAAAACAGCATATCCTAAAATCGCAATAAATTTTTTATTCTTTAATTTTTTAAATATCTTGTAAAATCCTAAAGCCCCAAATCCAGAAATTGCAATAAAAGTTAGAAACAATATCGATCTTAATACAACAGTATCTGGATCGCCAACTGTTGGTGGATTTGCAGGATATTTTAAAAATGGAATAAAGTAAATTGCAAGCCACATTATTCCTGCTAAAATTAGAGATTTACTCACATAAGATTTTCCAGGTAAAGAGTTTCTTGAAAGTACAAAAACAATTCCAAACAAAGAACCAATAGATATTCCTAAAATTGCACCAGCTAAAACTTGACCACTTTTTTGCCAATATCGATAAGAATCAAATTCTGCTCTAAATTCAGGAGTGTCTTTTGCTTCACCTGAAGCAAAAAGATGTTGGTTTTCAATGCCAATTGCATGATCTAATGAAGGTTCAACAAATACAAGATTAGCAGTGCTGTGAATTAGTCCTGCCGAGAAACCTGAGATTAAAACAATGATAATAAAAAGAAATATTCTCATCAGGTTAACTCCCTAATGACAAGGAAAACCAGCAGCGTGTCTCATATCATGAGTAAGTTCATGGATGTAAAGATCTTGAAATGCTTCTTCTCCATATACCAAACTAAAGATATGTCCCTGATCAAATCCAACAACAAATAATCCTGCTGCAAAAACGATAGATAATACCACAATTGCGATTACAGGAACACTGTTTTTAGATGCATTAATTTGTCTTGATTGAGACATGAAAGATTCCGTCAATCAATCGTATTTAAATTCTTGGACAATTTGTCCAATTAATAAAGAAAAATTATTGCAGGCTCAAAACATTAATGTTATTTTTAGATCGAACATACTGTTACTTTTGTCGTATTTCACAATAAAAAATTAAGAAAATGAGAAATTTGGAATTAGGACAAAGTCAAGAAAAATATCAAGACATGATATCACAAACAATAGAGTCCTCGTTAATTGATCTATATGGAATAAACGGATACAAATCGATTATTCAAACAATGATGAAAGAGTGCAATAAATCTGAAAAAGAAATTACAGGAAATTACGAACTTTTTTCTAGCATAATTCAAAGAATTTTTGGGAAAATAGGAGATTCAAAAATCCTAGAACCAATTAAAATGGAAATAAATAAAAATCAAAACACAAGCTCAATTTCTCAACCATAACAAAAATATTTCAATCATTATTTATTGAATTTATATATCAACTTAGGCTAGAAGAATCTTGCGTAAAAATATTCAAATGTTACAAGATATCGTATCTAGAAAAGGTTCAAGCAAAATACTCACATTTAGCATACCACATGTTTTCAAGGCATTACAATTATTAGATAAGGAAGGTTTTGTTAGTAGAGCAACCTTTGTAAAAGAGATTCATCTAGGAGAAGGAGCAGTCAAGACATTAATTTCACATTTAAAAAAAGCAGAGATTGCAGAGTCAACAAAATCTGGAACATTTCTTACAGAAAAAGGAAAAAAACTAACAAATCAAATAAAAAATACAATAGCAAAAGAATGTAAAGTAAAAAAAACATCAATAATACAAGGAAAACATAATCATGCGATTTTATTAAAAAAATATTCCAAAATGATCAAAACAGGTATTGAGCAAAGAGACTATGCAATTTTGTATGGGTCTTTAGGTTGCACTACAATGATATACAAAAATGAAAAATTAGTTTTTCCAGGAAATGAAAGAGAATGTTTTCCCAGAGACGCAAAAACAAGAAAATACATCATTGAGAATTTATGCCCATATGAAGAAGATGTCATAATAATTTCATCAGCAGATGATCCTTTTGTAGCAGAAATATCTGCAAAAAATGCGGCATTATGGACAATAGCAATTGGATAA encodes:
- a CDS encoding helix-turn-helix transcriptional regulator, producing MSKPNIIQLSEFDITQKIIESLSNVCTRAVLFSIKNESKDATQIADELKISISTVYKTLSNLEELALAEVDKFVISPEGKKIKQYRSRIGKVEITLTDLEPTLHLYPNTSNPKTNTS
- a CDS encoding helix-turn-helix domain-containing protein; translation: MTRRLTLPQLKKYDVTQKVIEALADSESRAILFSVIKKGMTAADLSDKLKIPLSSVYKKLGDLEELTLIEVERWMISDKGRKFKIYKSRISKADISIKKPDPVLNLVPN
- a CDS encoding CbtA family protein, with the protein product MRIFLFIIIVLISGFSAGLIHSTANLVFVEPSLDHAIGIENQHLFASGEAKDTPEFRAEFDSYRYWQKSGQVLAGAILGISIGSLFGIVFVLSRNSLPGKSYVSKSLILAGIMWLAIYFIPFLKYPANPPTVGDPDTVVLRSILFLTFIAISGFGALGFYKIFKKLKNKKFIAILGYAVFVGMVFFAMPENPDKITAPMNLVDHFRIMSAVAVSIYWLSLGIILGSLWNHFKPDNELKSTFN
- a CDS encoding CbtB domain-containing protein, with translation MSQSRQINASKNSVPVIAIVVLSIVFAAGLFVVGFDQGHIFSLVYGEEAFQDLYIHELTHDMRHAAGFPCH
- a CDS encoding DUF4443 domain-containing protein, whose translation is MRKNIQMLQDIVSRKGSSKILTFSIPHVFKALQLLDKEGFVSRATFVKEIHLGEGAVKTLISHLKKAEIAESTKSGTFLTEKGKKLTNQIKNTIAKECKVKKTSIIQGKHNHAILLKKYSKMIKTGIEQRDYAILYGSLGCTTMIYKNEKLVFPGNERECFPRDAKTRKYIIENLCPYEEDVIIISSADDPFVAEISAKNAALWTIAIG